GTGAGGCATCCCACAGCGACCGTCAATCCTTCCCCACGAGCCTCGGTTACCGCTTTCGGCGACGCATCATGAAGCGGACCGTCCGCTTCCTGCCCGGCGGACCGCCGACACGCGCCCCACACGCCCGGGAGTTCCACCCTTGCTTGCGTCGCCCGAGGAAACCGAGGAATCCGTACCGGCCGAGGGCCCCGGACCGGCCGCGAGACCCGCGAGCTTCTCCGTCGCCCTGGTCGGCGCCGGACCGCGCGGCACCAGCGTCCTGGAACGCCTGTGCGCCTCCGCCCCGGAACTCCTTCCGCCCGGTGCCCGGCTGACGGTCCATGTGATCGACCCGGACCCGCCCGGCCCCGGCCGCGTCTGGCGCACCGCCCAGTCGCCCGAACTGCTGATGAACACCGTGGCCTGCCAGGTGACCCTGTTCACCGACGCCAGCGTGGACTGCTCGGGCCCGATCCGCCCGGGCCCGAGCCTGCACGAGTGGGCGGGCGGCGGGCTGGGCCCGGACGAGTACCCGACCCGCGCCGAGTACGGCCGCTACCTGGAGTGGGTGTTCGCCGAGGTCGTACGGCAAGCGCCACCGGCCGTACGGGTCGAGACGCACCGGGCACGCGCGGTACGGCTCGACGACACCCCCGGGGACCGCCAGGCCCTCACCCTCGACGACGGCCGCACCCTGACCGGCCTGTCCGCGGTGGTGCTGGCCCAGGGGCACCTGCCGAGAACCGTCGGCCCGGACCTGCTGCGGCCGGCGGTCCACGCCGCGCGGCACGGCCTGCGCCACGTCCCGCCCGCCAACCCGGCCGATGTCGATCTGGCCTCCATACCCGCGGGCGAGCCGGTCCTGCTGCGCGGCCTCGGCCTCAACTTCTTCGACCACACGGCCCTGCTGACGACCGGCCGGGGCGGCCGTTTCGTACGGGACGCCGGGGGGCTGCGCTATCTCCCCTCCGGCCGTGAGCCGCTGCTCTTCGCCGGTTCGCGGCGCGGCGTCCCGTACCAGGCTCGCGGCGACAACGCGAAGGGGGCGTACGGCCGGCACGTGCCGCTCGTCCTCACCCCCGAGGTGATCGCCGGGTTCCGCAAGCGCGCGGACTCCGGGGAGGCACCCGATTTCCTCGCGGAGATATGGCCGTTGGTGGCGAAGGAGGTGGAGACGGTCTACTACGGCACGCTGATCCGGCGGGCGGCGGCCTGCGCCGACCGGGAGCGGGGGTTCGCCGGGCGGGAGCGGGAGTTCACCGACCGCTTCCTCGCCGTCCCGCACGGTGACCCCCTGGAGGCGCCCCTGCTGGAGGAGTTCGGGGTGCCGGACGCCGAGCGCTGGTGCTGGGAGCGGATCTCCCACCCGTACGCCGGCCGGGACTTCGCGCATCCGGGCGAGTGGCGCGACTGGCTGCTGTCGTATCTGCGCGAGGACGCCGCCCAGGCCGCCCTGGGCAATGTGCGCGGCCCGCTGAAGGCGGCCCTGGACGTGCTGCGTGACCTGCGCAACGAACTCCGGCTGATCGTGGACCACGGCGGCCTCGCCGGCGCCTCCCGCCGGGACCACCTGGACCGCTGGTACACCCCGCTCAACGCGTTCCTGTCCATCGGCCCGCCGCGGCGCCGCATCGAGGAACTCGCGGCCCTGATGGAGGCCGGGGTGGTGCGGGTGCTCGGCCCACGGCTGCGGGTGACGGACGAGGACGGGGCCTGGGCGGCGCACTCACCCGACGTGCCGGGATCGGCCGTCCGTGTGAGAACCCTCATCGAGGCCCGCCTGCCGGAACCGGACCTGCGGCACACCGCCGACGACCTTCTCGCCGGCCTGCTGCGCAGCGGGCGGTGCCGCCCGCACACGGTCGACGATTACGAGACAGGCGGGTTGGACGTCACACCCTGCCCCTATCGCCTGATGGACCGTCAAGGAGTTGCACACACAAGGCGGTTCGCGTTCGGCGTGCCGACAGAAGGCGTGCACTGGGTGACCGCCGCGGGGGCTCGCCCAGGGGTGGATTCGGTCACTCTTTCGGACGCGGATGCGGTGGCGAGAGCCGTTCTACGTGCGGCTGGGCCGGAAACTGAGCCTCAACGGGAGGCAAAGCAGTGGCCAAATGTTGAACTTGCAAGCATCAATTAGGCGCACCTAACGTGGGTTACTCCGCGGTATCCGTCCCCGACCGGCCTCCCCAGGGCCGGCCAACCGAAGGAGAGACCCCCCACATGACCGCTCGCCTCAACGGCGCGCAGCCGTACGCGCTCGGACTGTTCCGGATCGTCACCGGCCTGCTCTTCGCCTGCCACGGCGCCGTCGCGCTCTTCGGCGTCCTCGGAGGCGTGGACGGCAAGGGCGGCACCGCCGCGACCGGCGCCTGGCCGAACTGGTACGCGGCCGTCATCGAGCTCGTCGGCGGCACCCTGGTGCTGCTGGGCCTCGGCACCCGCATCGCGGCGTTCATCTCCTCCGGCGCGATGGCGTACGCGTACTTCAAGGTTCACCAGCCCCAGGCCCTGTGGCCGATCGAGAACAACGGCGAGGGCGCTGCCATGTACTGCTGGGCCATGTTCCTGCTGATCTTCACGGGCTCCGGCGCGTTCGGCCTGGACCGGCTGCTGGACAAGCGCACCTCCACGCAGGAGCAGCGCTCCGCGGACCAGACACCGGTGGCCGCCTGAGCCGCCCGGTCCCTCGGACACG
This is a stretch of genomic DNA from Streptomyces hawaiiensis. It encodes these proteins:
- a CDS encoding FAD/NAD(P)-binding protein, giving the protein MVGAGPRGTSVLERLCASAPELLPPGARLTVHVIDPDPPGPGRVWRTAQSPELLMNTVACQVTLFTDASVDCSGPIRPGPSLHEWAGGGLGPDEYPTRAEYGRYLEWVFAEVVRQAPPAVRVETHRARAVRLDDTPGDRQALTLDDGRTLTGLSAVVLAQGHLPRTVGPDLLRPAVHAARHGLRHVPPANPADVDLASIPAGEPVLLRGLGLNFFDHTALLTTGRGGRFVRDAGGLRYLPSGREPLLFAGSRRGVPYQARGDNAKGAYGRHVPLVLTPEVIAGFRKRADSGEAPDFLAEIWPLVAKEVETVYYGTLIRRAAACADRERGFAGREREFTDRFLAVPHGDPLEAPLLEEFGVPDAERWCWERISHPYAGRDFAHPGEWRDWLLSYLREDAAQAALGNVRGPLKAALDVLRDLRNELRLIVDHGGLAGASRRDHLDRWYTPLNAFLSIGPPRRRIEELAALMEAGVVRVLGPRLRVTDEDGAWAAHSPDVPGSAVRVRTLIEARLPEPDLRHTADDLLAGLLRSGRCRPHTVDDYETGGLDVTPCPYRLMDRQGVAHTRRFAFGVPTEGVHWVTAAGARPGVDSVTLSDADAVARAVLRAAGPETEPQREAKQWPNVELASIN
- a CDS encoding DoxX family protein produces the protein MTARLNGAQPYALGLFRIVTGLLFACHGAVALFGVLGGVDGKGGTAATGAWPNWYAAVIELVGGTLVLLGLGTRIAAFISSGAMAYAYFKVHQPQALWPIENNGEGAAMYCWAMFLLIFTGSGAFGLDRLLDKRTSTQEQRSADQTPVAA